One stretch of Vicinamibacterales bacterium DNA includes these proteins:
- a CDS encoding sigma-70 family RNA polymerase sigma factor — protein sequence MQPTSRRGGPSVTDLLARWRAGDERALETLVPIVYTELRSLAHHYLRQEQPGHTLQSTALVHEAYVRLAGHEPPDLHSRSHFFGVAARLMREILVDYARGQRAAKRGGGTPPIAIEELENVAQRQDVDLLRLDEALRELAGIDARQSRIVELRFFTGLSIDETSDVLGISAATVSRDWTMARAWLHRQLQDAPPNRG from the coding sequence ATGCAGCCAACGTCTCGACGCGGCGGCCCTTCGGTGACCGATCTGCTGGCGCGGTGGCGCGCTGGAGACGAACGTGCGCTCGAGACGCTCGTGCCGATCGTCTACACGGAGCTCCGGTCGCTGGCGCACCACTACCTGCGGCAGGAGCAGCCGGGACATACCCTGCAGAGCACGGCGCTGGTCCATGAGGCCTACGTGCGGCTGGCCGGACACGAGCCTCCCGACTTGCATAGCCGGTCGCACTTCTTCGGCGTGGCGGCGCGGCTGATGCGCGAGATCCTCGTCGACTACGCGCGTGGCCAGCGCGCCGCGAAACGCGGGGGCGGCACGCCGCCGATCGCGATCGAGGAGCTCGAGAACGTGGCGCAGCGGCAGGACGTGGACCTGCTGCGGCTCGACGAGGCCCTGCGCGAGCTGGCAGGCATCGACGCGCGCCAGAGCCGGATCGTCGAACTGCGGTTCTTTACCGGCCTCTCGATCGACGAGACGTCGGACGTGCTCGGGATTTCGGCCGCCACCGTGTCGCGGGACTGGACGATGGCGCGCGCCTGGTTGCACCGGCAGCTGCAGGACGCCCCCCCCAATCGCGGATAG
- a CDS encoding serine/threonine-protein kinase yields MTPERWEQVKTVYAAVLAREPEGRASVLADRCGADEELRREVASLLASTPPDGDCFLDTPMARLRPPAIAEPPLDGRRIGPFELIGELGHGGMGTVYRARRADGQYEQEVAIKLIRSGVEERGALLERFRTERQILAGLDHPNIARLLDGGSTEEGRPYLAMELVEGVDLCAYCDAHRLNISARLALFLDVCAAVEYAHQRLIVHRDIKPRNILVTPEGVPKLLDFGVAKLLTLDGNTEATLNRPMTLAYASPEQIRGEAVTTVSDVYSLGVVLYQLLSGHSPYRRDTRTPAGLYRAIDEDEPLRPSAVVARAATERVDGRDVEIPASRLGGAREGSVARLARRLDGDLDHIVLKALRKEPDRRYASVAQFADDIRRHANGFPVTARQGTWSYRARKFARRHRVGLAMLGLVLLVTATGVAATVREARIAQANARRAEQRFDQLRKLANAMVFDVHDAIERLPGATKPRALIVRLGLEYLDGLSRDGAADAGLQLQIAQGYLKLGRAQAAAGESNLGDRVGGAVSFRKAVGSLERLHSADPGNREVTARLAEGLDALSLLVESPERWPLISRSLSLRRAEMEAHPDDLTARHGYGVALFQLGANFADEHRYDEAVPPFRQALGIFEEIDRRAPTRDASRNVALCDKHLAALSLLVGRVDEALRGYQAARQIDERLVAEDAHDTQAASDLGYDLSDLGTTLRRADRPAEAEEVYRRAIALRRAAYAADPNDVRARRALSSVMFRQGEMLLFTSKQPRAAAPLLREAAQLSPPEPRFEGERGDIEYCLGYASAWLGDPRDARAHWTTAAASYELAARRAPLLGSQQDRLRDLRDRLSGKIR; encoded by the coding sequence ATGACGCCGGAACGCTGGGAGCAGGTCAAGACGGTGTACGCGGCGGTGCTCGCGCGCGAGCCCGAAGGGCGCGCCTCCGTTCTCGCCGACCGCTGCGGCGCCGACGAGGAGCTGCGGCGTGAGGTGGCCAGCCTGCTGGCGTCGACGCCGCCGGACGGCGACTGCTTCCTCGACACGCCGATGGCGCGCCTGCGGCCGCCGGCGATCGCCGAACCGCCGCTCGACGGACGCCGCATCGGGCCGTTCGAGCTGATCGGCGAGCTCGGGCACGGCGGCATGGGCACCGTCTATCGGGCCCGGCGCGCCGACGGCCAGTACGAGCAGGAGGTCGCGATCAAGCTGATTCGCAGCGGCGTCGAGGAGCGCGGCGCGCTGCTGGAGCGGTTCCGGACCGAGCGTCAGATCCTGGCCGGCCTCGACCATCCCAACATCGCCCGTCTGCTCGACGGCGGATCGACGGAGGAGGGGCGGCCGTACCTGGCGATGGAGCTGGTCGAAGGCGTGGACCTGTGCGCCTATTGCGACGCGCATCGCCTCAACATCAGCGCGCGACTGGCCTTGTTCCTCGATGTCTGCGCGGCGGTCGAGTACGCGCATCAGCGGCTGATCGTCCATCGCGACATCAAACCGCGCAACATCCTGGTCACGCCCGAGGGGGTGCCCAAGCTGCTGGATTTCGGCGTCGCCAAGCTGCTGACGCTCGACGGGAACACCGAAGCCACGCTGAACCGGCCGATGACGCTCGCCTACGCGAGCCCGGAACAGATCCGCGGCGAGGCGGTGACGACGGTCTCCGACGTCTACTCCCTGGGGGTCGTGCTCTACCAGCTGCTGTCAGGGCACTCGCCGTACCGGCGCGACACGCGCACGCCGGCGGGTCTCTATCGCGCCATCGACGAGGACGAGCCGCTGCGGCCGAGCGCGGTCGTGGCGCGCGCCGCGACCGAGCGGGTCGACGGTCGTGACGTCGAGATTCCCGCCTCCCGGCTGGGCGGGGCGCGTGAGGGGTCGGTCGCGCGGCTGGCGCGTCGCCTCGACGGCGATCTCGATCACATCGTGCTCAAGGCGCTGCGCAAGGAGCCGGATCGGCGCTACGCCTCCGTGGCGCAGTTCGCCGACGACATCCGGCGGCACGCGAACGGGTTCCCGGTGACCGCGCGGCAGGGAACGTGGAGCTATCGCGCCAGGAAATTCGCGCGCCGCCATCGGGTGGGCCTCGCGATGCTGGGTCTGGTGCTGCTCGTCACCGCGACGGGCGTCGCGGCGACCGTGCGCGAGGCGCGGATAGCCCAGGCGAACGCGCGTCGCGCCGAGCAGCGATTCGACCAGCTGCGCAAGCTCGCCAACGCGATGGTGTTCGACGTGCACGACGCGATCGAGCGGCTGCCCGGCGCCACCAAACCGCGCGCGTTGATCGTCCGGCTCGGCCTCGAGTATCTCGACGGGCTGTCGCGCGACGGCGCGGCGGACGCCGGCCTCCAGCTGCAGATCGCCCAGGGCTATCTGAAGCTGGGGCGGGCGCAGGCGGCAGCCGGCGAATCGAACCTTGGCGACCGTGTCGGCGGGGCCGTCAGCTTCCGCAAGGCCGTCGGCAGCCTGGAGCGGCTGCATTCGGCCGATCCGGGCAATCGGGAGGTCACCGCGCGGCTGGCGGAAGGACTCGACGCGCTGTCACTCCTCGTCGAATCGCCGGAGCGCTGGCCTCTGATCTCGCGGTCGCTGTCGCTGCGCCGTGCCGAGATGGAGGCGCATCCGGACGACCTGACGGCGCGGCATGGCTACGGGGTCGCGCTGTTCCAGCTCGGCGCCAATTTCGCCGACGAACACCGGTACGACGAAGCGGTCCCGCCGTTCCGCCAGGCGCTGGGCATCTTCGAGGAGATTGATCGGCGCGCGCCGACCCGTGACGCCTCGCGGAACGTCGCGCTCTGCGACAAGCATCTTGCGGCGCTGAGCCTGCTGGTCGGCCGGGTCGACGAGGCGCTGCGCGGCTACCAGGCGGCGCGGCAGATCGACGAGCGGCTCGTGGCCGAAGACGCGCACGACACGCAGGCCGCCAGTGACCTGGGCTACGACCTGAGCGATCTGGGGACGACGCTGCGGCGGGCGGACCGCCCCGCCGAGGCCGAGGAGGTCTACCGGCGTGCGATCGCGCTGCGCCGCGCCGCCTATGCCGCGGATCCCAACGACGTCCGCGCGCGTCGGGCGCTCTCCTCCGTGATGTTCCGGCAGGGGGAAATGCTGCTCTTCACCTCGAAACAGCCGCGCGCCGCGGCACCGCTGCTGCGCGAGGCGGCGCAGCTGTCGCCGCCGGAGCCGCGGTTCGAAGGGGAGCGCGGCGACATTGAATACTGTCTGGGCTACGCGTCGGCGTGGCTGGGCGACCCGCGCGACGCGCGCGCGCATTGGACGACGGCGGCGGCGTCGTACGAATTGGCGGCGCGGCGCGCGCCGCTGCTCGGCAGCCAGCAGGACAGGCTGCGCGACCTGCGCGATCGCCTGAGCGGGAAGATCCGCTGA
- a CDS encoding choice-of-anchor D domain-containing protein translates to MRGQGALGRAYAGALAIILMASGVMAQPTMTTAVGQREMTAIARDPVSGALYFAADRPGTISRVSNAPAGVLIAGTPGGSLQDGVPAAQAAVFPGRNGLAVDGAGNIFFSEPALHRIRRIDAATTVITTIAGTGETATDSNFFDGSNAIYTPLSAPGALAFNPVSGDLYVADETLDIVYRITGNGVPITAGNGLLHRAVGGNPANTSIYVEYNWYNPFGYAGDNGPALDAKLNHPRGLAFDASANLFIADTGNNAVRRVAASNGFITTVAGTGVPGWSGDGGPATAAQLFMPSGVSADTAGTLWIADTANHRIRAVYANGHMDTYLGDGIARFGPFSLAYPTGVLVSGAIAIVDSQNRDIAMFDPNADSSEMTTIAEVITGKDDPGYVGDGSPGGDAVNQPMGIVFDRSGNAFFSDSGNSRVRRVDAVTRAVTTVVGSGVPGYGGDAGDGRHAQLNCPAGLAFGAAGDLFIADTCANVVRRVSPGTGGLVTGAAGETISTYAGTGVRYGTIDGAGGPATAARLNAPTTLAMFAGTLAIGAPALAEIREVKPDGTMANGDLSDVEADAFTADALADLIVADGSNGIACYGASQAQFGGLGITGWGGAAMDAAGRLYLIESDASQRIYRYAAPGGGAICSAGLDLQQTLAVGGSGATGYSGDGGAAALATMNQPRALAVDGGGDVWIADTGNNVIRRVQQPSAAVTVDPASVDFGTRGLLTESATKAVTATDSGSLAATFLAATLGGDNPGDFAIVADGCLSAVLAPGGLCQIAVAFMPTAPGTRRATLQLNDTASGSPQTIALTGQGVSLDVNPASIVFAAQPLTLASAPALVTMTNDAAASVSIQSLAFTGQNGGDFSTTSDGCTGSALGPHGSCTVGVVFTPQATGMRAATLSIASSAQDSPRAVSVSGTGSALAPAVTIAPTAVAFPQTAAGSSTAPVVVMVTNSGSAPLSITGTALSGNQPADFVLANNTCSGAMLAPGQTCSFGIAFAPIEACSATTAAVTVTDNAADSPQSVSLSGRSVAGATGPFQATLFCTSHAAQPQELAAAPDGNVWFDEHGSVFAPGAIAHANATAGVISEDATATLPQWHPSALSILPDGSYAYIESRGGGFAEWYDIFNPLGDEIQQPVQIPGPSGPGPDGSFWLTNRFTCADNILFQHFAPNAATVSLVPTSQWIFFNANRKACLAPSFVAPGPEGLEWIGTTNQSADVGTNAPNGFVRVTMDNQLVDFTPSDAAPLAATIGPDGHMWALVANLGTQACSLERLTADAAGTPIAMPPNVVVLGCFSIVSAPDHRLWMTGSLFNGTAFVQALVAYAPAGGWSVYPVASIGTANVFLAAGPDEGLWFDAIPSEVGRFDLGGGPSRAYVAPQSISFEPTANGEPSASQTVVVRSTGTQALSIGGVALTGPDADQFIVQFNGCPGAVLAPGQTCLVRLTSRPTRTGIHHASLVINDNDGFSPQIVSLADYDLPAGPTIDPPNPAFPAAIVGHHGTTVTFTLTNPFDRALAIQSVSLDANGHDFTMIANGCLNATVAANGGTCTVDVRFDPTAAGTRTATLSFTDAANPPVQVVTLTGKGQTTSGGTGSCGCDSTGLFVDPAIVYPQVIQSFGTTGTSPHGAYTLDVQLTADNKPLAFVITRKGSTTPLVTIGAPNPSLTAWPASVEHAWGFSPDDDRFVLHYATYQITGNVTTDWIDTIALYDLTSASPGVPVHAPITLPIAPEGSASGPEGSAAFSPGGAYLLTAQHQSTSTGQSIALNLVGRGGQQVFQHVWNPASAPANPDDQARSAFWGFAPDEQSFAYYVEEPGNDPILRLVSLPAGSAGPIHEFHYDHAVATLVQFAPCGEVIAIVHQDSNAQDSNPVTISLYSTRPADAGHGAIGEKGDLPIKSIQIHAGSANYTADVQDYPNAVTLAPNANAGSCDPPTASGDAGGSDAPAVAVAPTFKDDFDTSPPPFIATLGQLYSYTFKANGSPDPQFDFLTNTCGFLTIDKDSGGVSGTPQTAFASCTYSVTAFNGDGNADSPLFTVTMAPVTPPSGGGGGGGPYVPDDGDVTSVSPSAASSSPNSSANPAATEASPQLPAPTTVVLPHARGRIVLNADIAPAVSTFTYTESDAPAGPIGSLLFAGLSFSFNAVDAATGSPVTTLIDPAVATIVYRASDLQSARISDPTTLSVYWWNGTAWIDQMPCHGCALDASAGTLTVRLSRLGDYVLAASLPPRTLTVTAVPVTAAAGTPFSGIVATFTPFNPGDLAGYYTATINWGDGQYAGGSISSTGAGTFAISGAHAWMSSGSFTIGIAVQQGSPAGSTQTTATVSGAGQPPQFTAAAAPLTATVGAPYSYSFAATGAPAPTYALAAGAPAWLSIGAATGAVAGTPPRGTASFTYSVIASNGVLPNAAVGPFVVSVMAPPQFTAAAPPLTATVGAPYSYSFVATGAPAPTYALAAGAPAWLSVGAATGAVAGTPPSGTASFAYSVIASNGVSPNAVAGPFTVTVAAASNAAADVAVSLTAPAKAAIGSTVAYSIVVTNNGPGIAKKVALVMLAGPGAWYVSSAPAPLLASEGLWTWTFASLAPGQSATITLRVKATVAGTLLGAAVIVSDTRDPKLGNNAALTATVVR, encoded by the coding sequence ATGCGGGGACAAGGCGCGCTCGGACGTGCATACGCGGGGGCTCTTGCCATCATCCTGATGGCGAGCGGGGTGATGGCGCAGCCGACCATGACGACGGCGGTCGGACAGCGTGAGATGACGGCGATCGCCCGCGATCCGGTGAGTGGGGCGCTCTACTTCGCCGCGGATCGGCCCGGAACCATCTCCCGCGTCTCGAACGCGCCGGCCGGCGTGCTCATCGCCGGGACGCCCGGCGGGTCGCTGCAGGACGGCGTGCCCGCCGCTCAGGCCGCGGTCTTTCCGGGGCGAAACGGCCTGGCCGTCGACGGCGCCGGCAACATCTTCTTCTCAGAGCCCGCGCTGCACCGCATCCGCCGCATCGACGCCGCGACCACCGTGATCACCACGATCGCGGGCACCGGCGAAACGGCGACCGATTCGAATTTCTTCGACGGCAGCAACGCGATCTACACGCCGCTCTCCGCGCCCGGTGCGCTCGCGTTCAACCCCGTGTCCGGGGATCTCTACGTCGCCGACGAAACGCTGGACATCGTCTACCGCATCACCGGCAACGGCGTGCCGATCACCGCGGGCAACGGCCTCCTCCACCGCGCCGTCGGCGGCAACCCGGCGAACACCTCCATCTACGTCGAGTACAACTGGTACAACCCCTTCGGCTACGCCGGCGACAACGGTCCGGCGCTCGACGCGAAGTTGAATCATCCGCGCGGCCTCGCCTTCGACGCCTCCGCCAACCTGTTCATCGCCGACACCGGCAACAATGCGGTCCGGCGCGTCGCCGCGAGCAACGGCTTCATCACGACGGTCGCCGGCACCGGCGTGCCCGGCTGGAGCGGCGACGGCGGTCCGGCGACGGCGGCGCAGCTGTTCATGCCCTCGGGCGTATCCGCCGACACGGCTGGCACGCTGTGGATCGCGGACACCGCCAACCACCGCATCCGCGCCGTCTATGCCAACGGACACATGGACACCTACCTCGGGGACGGGATCGCCCGATTCGGGCCGTTCTCGCTCGCCTATCCGACCGGCGTGCTGGTGAGCGGCGCGATCGCGATCGTCGATTCGCAGAACCGTGATATCGCGATGTTCGACCCCAACGCCGACAGCAGCGAGATGACGACGATCGCGGAGGTGATTACCGGCAAGGACGATCCGGGCTATGTCGGCGACGGCTCGCCTGGCGGCGACGCGGTGAACCAGCCGATGGGGATCGTCTTCGACCGCAGCGGCAACGCCTTTTTCTCGGATTCCGGCAACTCGCGAGTTCGCCGCGTCGACGCCGTGACCCGCGCCGTGACGACAGTCGTCGGCAGCGGCGTGCCGGGCTACGGCGGCGACGCCGGCGACGGTCGGCACGCCCAGCTGAACTGCCCTGCCGGCCTCGCCTTCGGCGCCGCCGGCGATCTGTTCATCGCCGACACCTGCGCGAACGTCGTCCGCCGCGTGTCACCGGGAACCGGCGGGCTCGTCACCGGTGCCGCCGGCGAGACGATCTCGACATACGCGGGAACCGGGGTCCGCTACGGCACGATCGATGGCGCCGGTGGGCCGGCGACCGCGGCCCGTCTGAACGCGCCGACCACGCTGGCGATGTTCGCCGGCACGCTTGCCATCGGTGCGCCGGCACTGGCGGAGATTCGCGAAGTCAAGCCGGATGGGACGATGGCGAACGGCGACTTGTCCGACGTCGAAGCCGACGCGTTCACCGCCGACGCGCTGGCGGACCTCATCGTGGCCGACGGCTCGAACGGGATTGCCTGCTATGGGGCATCGCAAGCGCAGTTCGGCGGGCTGGGCATCACCGGCTGGGGAGGCGCCGCCATGGACGCCGCGGGGCGTCTCTACCTGATCGAGTCGGACGCCAGCCAACGGATCTACCGCTACGCGGCGCCCGGCGGCGGCGCGATCTGCTCGGCGGGGCTCGACCTGCAGCAGACGCTCGCGGTCGGCGGCAGCGGCGCGACCGGTTACTCGGGCGATGGTGGTGCGGCGGCGCTGGCGACGATGAACCAACCACGCGCCCTCGCCGTCGACGGCGGCGGCGACGTCTGGATCGCCGACACCGGCAACAACGTCATCCGGCGCGTGCAGCAGCCATCGGCGGCGGTGACGGTCGATCCGGCCAGCGTCGACTTCGGCACGCGGGGTCTGCTGACCGAATCGGCGACGAAGGCGGTCACGGCCACCGACTCCGGCAGTCTGGCCGCGACGTTCCTGGCCGCCACACTCGGCGGCGACAACCCGGGCGACTTCGCGATCGTCGCCGACGGATGTCTGAGCGCCGTCCTGGCGCCGGGAGGACTCTGTCAGATCGCTGTCGCGTTCATGCCGACGGCTCCCGGCACGCGGCGCGCCACGCTGCAGCTCAACGACACCGCCTCAGGATCGCCGCAGACGATCGCGCTGACCGGCCAGGGCGTCTCCCTCGATGTGAATCCCGCGTCGATCGTGTTCGCCGCCCAGCCGCTGACGCTGGCGTCGGCGCCGGCGCTGGTCACGATGACGAACGACGCGGCCGCGTCGGTGTCGATTCAGTCGCTGGCGTTCACGGGGCAGAACGGCGGCGATTTCTCGACCACCAGCGACGGCTGCACCGGCAGCGCGCTCGGGCCGCATGGGTCCTGCACGGTCGGCGTCGTCTTCACGCCGCAGGCGACGGGAATGCGGGCGGCGACACTGTCGATCGCCTCGTCGGCGCAGGACTCGCCGCGGGCCGTGAGCGTCAGCGGCACCGGCAGCGCGCTGGCGCCCGCCGTCACGATCGCGCCCACCGCCGTGGCGTTCCCGCAGACGGCCGCCGGCAGCAGCACCGCGCCGGTCGTCGTCATGGTCACCAACTCCGGCAGCGCGCCGTTGTCGATCACCGGCACGGCGCTGTCGGGAAACCAGCCCGCGGACTTCGTGCTGGCGAACAACACCTGCAGCGGCGCGATGCTGGCGCCGGGGCAGACCTGCTCGTTCGGCATCGCGTTCGCGCCGATCGAGGCCTGCAGCGCCACGACCGCGGCGGTCACCGTCACGGACAACGCGGCCGACAGCCCGCAGTCGGTGTCGCTGAGCGGCCGGTCGGTCGCCGGGGCCACCGGTCCGTTCCAGGCCACGCTCTTCTGCACGTCGCACGCGGCGCAGCCTCAGGAACTGGCCGCGGCGCCCGACGGCAACGTCTGGTTCGACGAGCACGGCTCTGTTTTCGCGCCCGGCGCGATCGCTCACGCCAACGCGACCGCCGGCGTCATCAGCGAGGACGCCACCGCCACGCTGCCGCAGTGGCATCCGTCGGCGCTGTCGATCCTGCCCGACGGCTCGTATGCCTACATCGAGTCGCGCGGCGGCGGGTTCGCCGAGTGGTACGACATCTTCAATCCGCTGGGCGACGAGATCCAGCAGCCCGTCCAGATTCCCGGCCCCTCCGGCCCCGGACCTGACGGCAGCTTCTGGCTCACCAATCGATTCACCTGCGCCGACAACATCCTGTTCCAGCATTTCGCGCCCAACGCCGCGACGGTGTCGCTGGTGCCGACGTCGCAGTGGATCTTCTTCAACGCCAATCGCAAGGCGTGCCTGGCTCCCAGCTTCGTCGCGCCCGGCCCCGAAGGCCTCGAGTGGATCGGCACGACCAACCAGAGCGCCGACGTCGGAACCAACGCGCCGAACGGGTTCGTGCGCGTCACCATGGACAACCAGCTCGTCGATTTCACGCCGTCCGACGCGGCGCCGCTGGCGGCGACGATCGGACCCGACGGCCACATGTGGGCGCTCGTCGCCAATCTCGGCACGCAGGCGTGCAGCCTCGAACGGTTGACCGCAGACGCCGCCGGCACGCCGATCGCCATGCCGCCGAACGTGGTCGTGCTCGGCTGCTTCTCGATCGTCTCGGCGCCGGATCACCGCTTGTGGATGACCGGCTCGCTGTTCAACGGCACGGCGTTCGTGCAGGCCCTGGTCGCCTATGCGCCGGCCGGCGGCTGGAGCGTCTATCCGGTGGCCTCGATCGGCACGGCGAACGTCTTCCTCGCCGCGGGTCCGGACGAAGGTCTCTGGTTCGACGCGATTCCGAGCGAGGTCGGCCGCTTCGATCTGGGCGGCGGTCCGTCGAGGGCGTACGTCGCGCCGCAATCGATCTCGTTCGAACCCACGGCGAACGGCGAGCCGTCAGCGTCGCAGACCGTCGTCGTCCGCAGCACGGGAACGCAGGCGCTGTCGATCGGCGGCGTCGCGCTGACCGGCCCGGATGCCGATCAGTTCATCGTCCAATTCAACGGCTGTCCGGGAGCGGTGCTGGCGCCAGGGCAAACGTGCCTCGTCCGGCTCACGTCGCGGCCGACTCGGACCGGGATCCACCACGCCTCGCTGGTCATCAACGACAACGATGGCTTCTCGCCGCAGATCGTGTCGCTCGCCGACTACGACCTTCCCGCCGGTCCGACGATCGATCCACCCAACCCGGCCTTCCCGGCGGCGATCGTCGGCCATCACGGCACGACCGTCACCTTCACGCTGACGAATCCCTTCGATCGTGCACTCGCGATCCAGTCGGTCTCGCTTGACGCCAACGGCCACGACTTCACGATGATCGCCAACGGCTGCCTGAACGCCACGGTCGCGGCGAACGGCGGCACGTGTACGGTCGACGTGCGGTTCGATCCAACCGCGGCCGGCACCCGCACGGCGACGCTGTCGTTCACCGACGCCGCCAACCCGCCGGTTCAGGTCGTGACGCTCACCGGCAAGGGACAGACGACGTCCGGCGGTACGGGTTCGTGCGGCTGCGACTCGACGGGGCTCTTCGTCGACCCGGCGATCGTCTATCCGCAGGTCATTCAGAGCTTCGGCACCACCGGCACTTCGCCCCACGGCGCCTACACGCTCGACGTGCAGTTGACCGCCGACAACAAGCCGCTCGCCTTCGTGATCACCAGGAAGGGATCGACGACGCCGCTCGTCACGATCGGCGCGCCGAACCCCTCGTTGACGGCGTGGCCGGCAAGCGTCGAGCACGCGTGGGGATTCAGCCCTGACGACGACCGTTTCGTGCTGCACTACGCGACCTACCAGATCACCGGCAACGTCACGACCGACTGGATCGATACGATCGCGCTGTACGATCTCACGTCGGCGTCGCCCGGCGTTCCGGTCCACGCCCCGATCACGCTGCCGATCGCCCCCGAAGGCAGCGCCTCGGGTCCGGAAGGGTCGGCGGCGTTCAGTCCTGGCGGCGCCTATCTGCTGACCGCTCAACATCAGTCGACGTCGACCGGTCAGTCGATCGCTCTGAACCTCGTCGGTCGCGGCGGACAGCAGGTGTTCCAGCACGTGTGGAACCCCGCATCGGCGCCGGCCAATCCCGACGATCAGGCCCGCTCCGCGTTCTGGGGCTTCGCGCCCGACGAACAGAGCTTCGCCTACTACGTCGAGGAACCTGGGAACGATCCCATCCTGCGGCTGGTGTCGCTCCCGGCCGGAAGCGCCGGCCCCATCCACGAGTTCCACTACGACCATGCCGTGGCCACCCTCGTGCAGTTCGCACCCTGCGGCGAGGTCATCGCCATCGTCCATCAGGACAGCAACGCGCAGGACAGCAACCCGGTCACCATCTCGCTGTATTCGACGCGCCCGGCAGATGCCGGCCACGGCGCCATCGGGGAAAAGGGCGACCTCCCGATCAAGAGCATCCAGATCCACGCCGGTTCGGCGAACTACACCGCCGACGTGCAGGACTACCCCAACGCCGTCACGCTCGCGCCGAACGCGAACGCAGGATCCTGCGACCCGCCGACGGCAAGCGGCGACGCCGGCGGGTCGGACGCGCCGGCTGTTGCGGTCGCTCCGACGTTCAAGGACGACTTCGACACGTCGCCGCCGCCGTTCATCGCCACGCTCGGACAGCTCTATTCATACACGTTCAAGGCGAACGGTTCGCCGGATCCGCAGTTCGACTTCCTGACCAACACCTGCGGCTTCCTGACGATCGACAAAGACAGCGGTGGCGTGTCGGGCACGCCGCAGACCGCCTTCGCGAGCTGCACCTACTCGGTGACGGCGTTCAACGGCGACGGCAACGCCGACTCGCCGCTGTTCACGGTCACGATGGCGCCGGTGACGCCGCCCTCGGGCGGTGGCGGAGGCGGCGGTCCGTACGTGCCGGACGACGGCGACGTCACCTCCGTGTCCCCGTCCGCGGCATCGTCGTCGCCGAATTCTTCAGCGAATCCGGCCGCGACAGAAGCATCCCCACAGCTGCCGGCGCCGACGACCGTGGTGCTGCCGCACGCTCGAGGGCGCATCGTGCTGAACGCCGACATCGCGCCGGCGGTGTCGACCTTTACCTACACGGAGAGCGACGCCCCCGCCGGTCCGATCGGATCGCTGCTCTTCGCCGGACTGAGTTTCTCCTTCAACGCCGTCGACGCAGCCACGGGCTCGCCGGTCACGACACTCATCGACCCTGCGGTAGCCACCATCGTCTACCGCGCGTCCGATCTCCAGTCGGCGCGCATCAGCGATCCCACGACCTTGAGCGTGTACTGGTGGAACGGGACCGCGTGGATCGATCAGATGCCGTGTCACGGCTGCGCGCTCGACGCGAGCGCCGGCACGCTGACGGTGAGGCTGTCGCGACTGGGGGACTACGTGCTCGCCGCCTCCCTGCCGCCGCGGACCTTGACGGTGACGGCGGTGCCGGTGACAGCTGCCGCGGGGACGCCCTTCTCGGGCATCGTCGCGACGTTCACGCCATTCAACCCGGGTGATCTCGCCGGCTACTACACCGCGACGATCAACTGGGGCGACGGGCAGTATGCCGGTGGCAGCATCTCGTCGACGGGCGCCGGCACGTTCGCGATATCGGGCGCGCATGCCTGGATGAGTTCCGGATCGTTCACGATCGGTATCGCGGTGCAGCAGGGCAGCCCGGCCGGAAGCACCCAGACCACGGCGACCGTCAGTGGAGCCGGGCAACCGCCGCAGTTCACCGCCGCCGCGGCGCCGCTGACGGCGACGGTTGGCGCGCCCTATTCGTACTCGTTTGCCGCTACCGGAGCGCCGGCGCCGACTTACGCGCTCGCCGCCGGGGCGCCTGCCTGGCTGTCGATCGGCGCCGCGACCGGAGCGGTCGCCGGCACGCCGCCCCGCGGAACAGCGTCGTTCACCTACTCGGTGATCGCCTCGAACGGCGTCCTGCCGAATGCGGCCGTCGGACCGTTTGTCGTCAGCGTCATGGCGCCGCCGCAGTTCACCGCGGCCGCGCCGCCGCTGACGGCCACGGTTGGCGCGCCCTATTCGTACTCGTTTGTCGCCACCGGAGCGCCGGCGCCGACCTACGCGCTCGCCGCCGGGGCACCTGCGTGGCTGTCGGTCGGCGCCGCGACCGGCGCGGTCGCCGGCACGCCGCCAAGTGGAACAGCGTCGTTCGCCTACTCGGTGATCGCCTCGAACGGTGTCTCGCCGAATGCAGTCGCGGGACCGTTCACCGTGACCGTCGCCGCGGCCTCGAACGCCGCGGCCGACGTGGCGGTGTCGCTCACGGCGCCGGCCAAAGCCGCGATCGGCTCGACCGTCGCCTATTCGATCGTCGTCACCAACAACGGCCCTGGGATCGCGAAGAAAGTGGCGCTGGTGATGCTGGCGGGTCCGGGCGCCTGGTACGTCTCGTCGGCGCCGGCGCCGCTGCTGGCGAGCGAGGGGCTGTGGACGTGGACGTTTGCCTCGCTCGCACCGGGACAGTCGGCGACCATTACTCTGCGGGTCAAGGCGACGGTCGCCGGGACGCTGCTCGGCGCCGCCGTGATTGTCTCTGACACACGTGACCCGAAGCTGGGCAACAACGCGGCGCTCACCGCCACGGTGGTGAGGTGA